One genomic region from Cetobacterium sp. 8H encodes:
- a CDS encoding NADH:flavin oxidoreductase: MINLFTPLKIKNIDLKNRVVLPPLVRFSMVGKDGYVTEELLEWYKDVAEGETGLIIVEASCVSEDGKLRDNQIGIWDDSFIEGLSKIAEIGKKYNVPMLIQIHHAGFKDEIATVSEKVLDDILQKFVDAFERAKKAGFDGIEIHGAHTYLLSQLNSRLWNTREDKYGGTFEKRMFFTKELVEKTKDLFCDDFILGYRMGGNEPTLEDGIEIAKYLEKIGVDLIHVSSGVPDPEKKQLEKVDVPEEFQLDWVVYMGVEIKKYVKIPVIGVRNIKTEEQASYLIENDMLDLVAVGRAMIARPNWVQHAKKDYFKRTGIKVN; the protein is encoded by the coding sequence ATGATAAATTTATTTACTCCTTTAAAAATAAAGAATATAGATTTAAAAAATAGAGTTGTGTTACCTCCACTTGTTAGATTTTCAATGGTTGGTAAAGACGGATATGTGACTGAAGAACTTTTAGAGTGGTATAAAGATGTAGCTGAAGGAGAAACGGGACTTATAATTGTAGAGGCGAGCTGTGTCTCTGAAGACGGAAAATTAAGAGATAATCAAATTGGAATTTGGGATGACTCTTTTATTGAAGGACTTTCTAAAATTGCAGAAATTGGAAAAAAATATAATGTTCCTATGCTAATTCAGATTCATCATGCAGGATTTAAAGATGAAATTGCAACAGTTTCAGAAAAAGTTTTAGATGATATATTGCAAAAATTTGTAGATGCATTTGAAAGAGCTAAAAAAGCAGGATTTGATGGAATAGAAATACATGGAGCACACACCTATTTATTATCTCAACTTAATTCAAGACTTTGGAATACAAGAGAGGATAAATATGGCGGGACTTTTGAAAAAAGAATGTTTTTTACAAAAGAGCTAGTAGAAAAGACAAAAGATTTATTTTGTGATGATTTTATTCTTGGATATAGAATGGGTGGAAATGAACCAACATTAGAGGATGGAATAGAAATTGCTAAATATTTGGAAAAAATAGGAGTAGATTTGATACATGTGTCTTCTGGAGTTCCGGATCCAGAAAAAAAACAATTGGAAAAAGTAGATGTTCCAGAAGAATTTCAACTAGACTGGGTTGTTTATATGGGTGTAGAGATAAAAAAATATGTAAAAATTCCTGTTATAGGTGTGAGAAATATAAAGACAGAGGAACAGGCAAGTTATCTAATAGAAAATGATATGTTGGACCTAGTTGCTGTAGGAAGAGCTATGATTGCTAGACCTAATTGGGTCCAGCATGCAAAAAAAGATTATTTTAAAAGAACAGGAATAAAGGTGAATTAA